Proteins encoded together in one Coriobacteriia bacterium window:
- a CDS encoding type II toxin-antitoxin system VapC family toxin, with protein MSPARPLYVIDSSVAYKWFNDENESHVSTALELLQGHRDGTLLLTAPAHMPTEVLNGLRYSRLGDEYLRRVPGQLAGAEVALVPLDGALLAQALELALAYDLTIHDALFPALAVQLDCDLVTADRAMARVTECPVRLLA; from the coding sequence ATGAGCCCCGCGCGGCCGCTCTACGTCATCGACAGTTCGGTCGCGTACAAGTGGTTCAACGACGAGAACGAGTCGCACGTGTCCACGGCCCTTGAGTTGCTGCAAGGTCACCGCGACGGGACGTTGCTTCTGACGGCGCCGGCTCACATGCCCACCGAGGTGCTCAACGGGCTCCGATACTCCCGGCTGGGCGACGAGTACCTCCGACGTGTTCCGGGACAGCTCGCGGGAGCAGAAGTCGCGCTGGTCCCGCTGGACGGGGCGCTACTCGCACAGGCGCTCGAACTGGCTCTCGCCTACGACCTCACGATCCACGACGCCCTCTTCCCCGCACTCGCGGTCCAGCTCGACTGCGATCTCGTCACCGCTGACCGCGCGATGGCGCGCGTAACCGAGTGCCCCGTGCGACTACTCGCCTGA
- a CDS encoding ribbon-helix-helix domain-containing protein, producing the protein MAKTTISVPDELLAEVDRRASETGTTRSGFVQEAAARYIIELDEEKARLERADRIGVAMAGMREVAQHMPPGTDGNAIIRRFRDLPEPWLPPREGAGE; encoded by the coding sequence ATGGCGAAGACAACCATATCCGTGCCTGACGAGCTGCTGGCCGAGGTCGATCGAAGAGCATCCGAAACGGGTACGACACGCAGCGGTTTCGTTCAAGAGGCGGCCGCTCGTTACATCATCGAACTCGACGAGGAGAAGGCGCGCCTCGAACGTGCCGACCGTATCGGCGTGGCGATGGCGGGTATGCGCGAGGTCGCCCAGCACATGCCTCCCGGCACCGATGGCAACGCGATCATCCGCCGCTTCCGTGATCTCCCGGAGCCGTGGCTGCCTCCGCGTGAGGGAGCCGGGGAATGA
- a CDS encoding 3'-5' exonuclease: MTERWAAIDFETATREPNSACALGVALVEDDRIVETLSWLIRPPFNEYEFWNTNVHGISAEDTEFAPEFDEVWWEVRQVLEGTRLLAHNAPFDMRVLRALFESREIDAPHYEYACTLAIARKVLPELPRHTLDVVCDHCGIRLVHHDAASDAEGCARIAVDCIERTQTDSISSALEQLGVPLRGLLP, from the coding sequence GTGACCGAACGCTGGGCCGCCATCGACTTCGAGACCGCCACGCGCGAGCCGAACAGCGCGTGCGCTTTGGGCGTCGCGCTCGTCGAAGATGACCGGATCGTCGAGACCCTGTCGTGGTTGATCCGCCCGCCGTTCAACGAGTACGAGTTCTGGAACACCAACGTGCACGGCATCAGCGCCGAGGATACCGAGTTCGCACCGGAGTTCGACGAGGTCTGGTGGGAGGTGCGCCAGGTCCTGGAGGGCACGCGCCTTCTCGCCCACAACGCACCGTTCGACATGCGGGTGCTGCGTGCCCTGTTCGAATCGCGCGAGATCGACGCGCCGCACTACGAGTACGCGTGCACCCTCGCCATCGCGAGGAAGGTGCTTCCCGAGCTGCCACGCCACACGCTCGACGTCGTCTGTGACCACTGCGGTATCCGGCTCGTTCACCACGACGCGGCGTCGGATGCCGAAGGATGCGCGCGCATCGCAGTGGACTGCATCGAACGCACGCAAACGGACTCGATCTCGTCCGCGCTCGAACAGCTGGGCGTGCCGTTGCGCGGGCTCCTCCCGTGA
- a CDS encoding acyltransferase, translating to MSGHPHGSHRLFSVDALKGFAISCVVLGHVLLRSVPEPADNALYLLLSAFEMPLFMFLSGFVLPGRVRGPRPQWVWRRAVRLMVPFLAWHAIFFLSLRVTTLNEQQPVALAQGLVGYLARIVVSPTAGLWYLPALVLCSAVLALFYNLAERPLTLLAAGWVTLLLLAWAREALGVAPDFGLLKTVTYWPFFAAGFTWGQWKRPLQPDRPLLKWVPLLAYPLIAVPLMRTMGVAGALAGGALKVVLGLAGTAAAAVLIEFAEPVARRFRLDALGRLTLGVYCAQWLFLRVEFGSSLAAIAASFAFTLAGSIAVTLVIGRVPVLKGVLLGEWPRKAASASSR from the coding sequence GTGAGCGGGCATCCACACGGCTCGCATCGGCTCTTCAGCGTCGACGCGCTGAAGGGCTTCGCGATCTCGTGCGTGGTGCTGGGCCACGTGCTGCTGAGAAGCGTGCCCGAGCCCGCCGACAACGCACTCTACCTGCTGCTTTCGGCGTTCGAGATGCCGCTGTTCATGTTCCTGTCCGGCTTCGTGTTGCCGGGGCGGGTGAGGGGCCCTCGGCCGCAATGGGTCTGGCGCCGCGCGGTGAGACTGATGGTGCCGTTCCTGGCCTGGCACGCGATCTTCTTCCTGTCACTGCGGGTGACAACGCTGAATGAGCAGCAGCCGGTCGCGCTGGCCCAGGGGCTTGTCGGCTACCTCGCGCGCATCGTCGTATCGCCTACCGCGGGGCTGTGGTACCTGCCCGCGCTCGTGCTCTGCTCGGCGGTTCTGGCGCTCTTCTACAACCTTGCCGAGCGGCCGTTGACGCTTCTCGCCGCCGGCTGGGTGACGCTGTTGCTGTTAGCGTGGGCGCGCGAGGCGCTGGGGGTAGCGCCTGACTTCGGCCTGCTCAAGACCGTCACCTACTGGCCGTTCTTCGCCGCCGGCTTCACCTGGGGACAGTGGAAGCGCCCGCTGCAGCCCGACCGCCCCTTACTCAAGTGGGTGCCGCTGCTCGCCTACCCTTTGATAGCGGTTCCACTGATGCGGACGATGGGTGTCGCGGGCGCGCTCGCCGGCGGCGCGCTGAAGGTGGTGCTCGGCCTAGCCGGGACCGCTGCCGCAGCAGTGCTCATCGAGTTCGCCGAGCCGGTGGCCAGACGGTTCAGACTCGACGCGCTGGGGCGGCTTACCCTGGGCGTCTACTGCGCTCAGTGGCTGTTCCTGCGCGTGGAGTTCGGCAGCAGCCTGGCAGCAATCGCAGCGTCGTTCGCGTTCACGCTGGCGGGCTCCATCGCGGTCACGCTCGTAATCGGGCGCGTGCCGGTGCTCAAGGGCGTGTTGCTGGGCGAGTGGCCGCGGAAGGCGGCGTCCGCGTCGAGCCGATGA
- a CDS encoding O-antigen ligase family protein: MKAPDTQSPGRRFAAVMLPLALVLVWVGDAVAQRFNAPTLGSEFMAAALAIPLFAWALTRLRLDRERIQLLAVASLPVLLMLITSLRTASPAQALLGGGPMWQGWVLWACALGWFWVAVAAADGRDLMRVVRVLVWLGSLAALWTLFESAGLFATYQERSGAAAMALFDSPNSLGQVLTLTIAATVSLALRKNQDARVRLGYILLALLQFSAILAAGSRAALLGIVIGVAAYGILESGHTGPSRAVRLVSAAALALFGVGFGVVSAAWSGILGPDAFSRVDQLLSGRFAIWNHAGERLVQYPLMGAGPGSFDSIITWDVMADGTVGASLTYDQHSILLTWLMGAGLLGLAAFGLAATVLGLHIVRSVEAAHSSASVRVLAAGGVALFVAMLSSWPEPLALLSVSLIVGCLITSGSLRGSSPKPSLSWRSPVVAVPVTIAAVATLISLAALVPAVNARLLTARAENYPELISRIERALSDTDDYSYLTSELTLIQRRGSLAVPDSVAVDMLRKLAADYPPEATGRVEIPLLALDILYQRAGELSAEEYWGLSRFYAEKGIEASPSEGVWKYALARAAYTTHRSDTASYVDDALASGLPQSAAIFVRQMR, from the coding sequence ATGAAGGCTCCCGACACGCAGTCACCCGGGCGGCGGTTTGCCGCCGTCATGTTGCCGTTGGCTCTCGTGCTGGTCTGGGTCGGCGATGCGGTCGCGCAGAGGTTCAACGCACCCACACTCGGCTCGGAGTTCATGGCCGCCGCGCTCGCCATCCCCCTCTTTGCCTGGGCGCTCACCCGCCTGCGGCTCGACCGAGAGCGCATCCAGCTGCTCGCCGTCGCATCGCTTCCTGTTCTGCTCATGCTGATCACCTCCCTGCGGACAGCAAGTCCGGCTCAGGCCCTGCTCGGCGGGGGCCCCATGTGGCAGGGCTGGGTTCTGTGGGCGTGTGCGCTGGGATGGTTCTGGGTAGCTGTCGCGGCCGCTGACGGTCGCGACCTGATGCGGGTGGTACGAGTCCTCGTGTGGCTGGGGAGTCTCGCCGCGTTGTGGACGCTTTTCGAGTCGGCCGGACTGTTCGCCACCTATCAGGAGCGGAGCGGGGCCGCCGCCATGGCTCTGTTCGACAGCCCCAACTCGCTGGGCCAAGTGCTCACGCTCACGATCGCCGCGACCGTGAGCCTCGCGTTGCGCAAGAACCAGGATGCGCGAGTGCGTCTCGGCTACATCCTTCTCGCGCTCCTGCAGTTCTCGGCGATTCTGGCGGCCGGATCGCGCGCCGCCCTGCTCGGCATCGTCATCGGCGTTGCCGCCTACGGGATCCTTGAAAGCGGACACACCGGCCCGAGCCGGGCCGTTCGCCTCGTGTCCGCCGCTGCACTGGCTTTGTTCGGCGTCGGGTTCGGGGTGGTCTCCGCGGCATGGAGCGGGATTCTGGGTCCCGATGCCTTCAGCCGCGTCGATCAACTCCTCAGCGGTCGCTTCGCCATCTGGAACCATGCCGGCGAGAGACTGGTTCAGTATCCGCTCATGGGCGCGGGCCCCGGGTCCTTCGATTCGATCATCACGTGGGACGTGATGGCAGACGGTACCGTCGGCGCCTCTCTCACCTACGACCAACACAGCATCCTGCTGACCTGGCTCATGGGAGCGGGGCTGCTCGGGCTGGCCGCCTTCGGGCTGGCCGCAACGGTGCTGGGCCTCCACATCGTCCGCTCGGTCGAGGCAGCGCACTCGAGCGCTTCCGTCCGCGTGCTCGCAGCCGGTGGTGTCGCGCTGTTCGTGGCGATGCTCTCGTCGTGGCCCGAGCCGCTGGCCCTTCTGAGCGTGAGCCTGATCGTGGGCTGCCTCATCACCAGCGGCTCGTTGCGCGGCTCTTCCCCAAAGCCCTCGCTCTCATGGCGCTCCCCCGTCGTCGCCGTCCCTGTGACGATAGCCGCGGTCGCAACGTTGATCTCGCTTGCGGCGCTCGTTCCGGCCGTGAACGCACGGCTGCTCACCGCACGGGCCGAAAACTATCCGGAGCTCATCAGCCGCATCGAGCGAGCGCTGTCCGACACTGACGACTACAGCTACCTCACGAGCGAACTGACCCTCATCCAGCGGCGAGGGAGCCTGGCGGTCCCCGACTCAGTGGCCGTCGACATGCTTCGGAAGCTGGCGGCCGACTACCCCCCTGAGGCGACCGGCCGGGTGGAGATTCCGCTGCTCGCCCTCGACATCCTGTACCAGCGCGCCGGAGAGCTGTCCGCCGAGGAGTACTGGGGGCTTTCCCGCTTCTACGCCGAGAAGGGTATCGAGGCCAGTCCGTCCGAGGGCGTCTGGAAGTACGCACTCGCACGTGCCGCCTACACCACCCACCGCTCCGACACCGCTTCGTACGTCGACGACGCGCTCGCGTCCGGTCTTCCACAGTCGGCCGCCATCTTCGTGCGGCAGATGCGCTGA